Proteins encoded together in one Rhizobium bangladeshense window:
- a CDS encoding PfkB family carbohydrate kinase: MRPLAVIGNVNVDLILGPAAPWPKAGTEIIVDHDELRVGGSAGNSALTWQALGIEFEIAANIGSDQFGRWLAEAFGRRSEKWPVRPEQTTLSVGITHPDGERTFFTTRGHLPRFSLADVFAIVDGARLRGGYALLCGGFLTDDLTRQYDAFFDWAESHDITVALDTGWPLDGWTEQNCAATRAWLSRSGIALLNEVESTTLAGVADPTEAARHISSHMPDGAIVVVKRGPDGAIAIGPDGQLVSVAAPVVAVVDTIGAGDVFNAAFLAALAKDEPLLSCLRAGTEVASRAISTIPRSYGDPTSPQEPRS, from the coding sequence ATGCGGCCGCTTGCAGTCATCGGCAACGTCAATGTCGACCTGATCCTCGGACCGGCCGCCCCCTGGCCCAAGGCCGGGACGGAAATCATTGTCGATCATGACGAACTGAGGGTCGGCGGGTCGGCCGGCAACAGCGCGCTCACATGGCAGGCGCTCGGCATCGAATTCGAGATAGCCGCCAATATCGGCAGCGACCAGTTTGGCCGCTGGCTGGCCGAGGCCTTCGGCCGCCGTTCCGAGAAATGGCCGGTGCGTCCTGAACAAACGACCCTCTCCGTCGGCATCACCCACCCCGACGGTGAACGCACGTTCTTCACCACTCGAGGCCACCTGCCACGCTTCAGCCTCGCCGACGTCTTCGCCATCGTCGACGGCGCACGGCTCCGAGGCGGCTATGCACTTCTCTGCGGCGGCTTCCTGACCGACGATCTGACCCGCCAGTACGATGCCTTCTTCGACTGGGCCGAGAGCCATGACATCACCGTCGCACTTGACACCGGCTGGCCGCTCGACGGCTGGACCGAGCAGAATTGCGCTGCGACACGCGCCTGGCTTTCCCGCAGCGGCATCGCGCTGCTCAACGAAGTCGAGTCGACGACGCTTGCCGGCGTCGCCGATCCGACCGAAGCCGCCCGGCACATCAGCTCGCATATGCCGGACGGTGCGATCGTCGTTGTCAAACGCGGCCCCGATGGCGCAATCGCAATCGGACCAGACGGGCAGCTGGTCTCGGTGGCAGCGCCCGTTGTCGCGGTCGTCGATACCATCGGCGCCGGCGATGTCTTCAATGCCGCCTTCCTCGCAGCGCTGGCAAAGGATGAGCCTTTGTTGTCTTGCCTGAGAGCGGGAACCGAAGTCGCCTCGCGCGCCATCTCCACCATTCCCCGCAGCTATGGCGACCCGACCTCGCCTCAGGAACCACGGTCATGA
- a CDS encoding ABC transporter ATP-binding protein — translation MSALDIENIRKTYGDVETLKGIDVSLESGEFLVLLGSSGCGKSTLLNIIAGLAEATSGDVRIGGRSVLRVHPKDRDIAMVFQSYALYPNLTVHRNIGFGLEMRKVPAPERDKAVRDAAKLLQIENLLDRKPSQLSGGQRQRVAIGRALVRKPEVFLFDEPLSNLDAKLRMEMRTEIKRLHQMLKTTVVYVTHDQIEAMTLASRIAVMRDGRIEQLGTPEEIYNSPATLYVATFVGAPPMNLLKASVQDNRLVLPDSDVSLPLPVRFGKAAANGRDLILGIRPEALRTAGSGPSLEAGVEVAELTGPELVVTALAGNQRLTACLPPRTPFRDSEKLTLFFDEEAIHLFDAQTGISCLREQ, via the coding sequence ATGAGCGCGCTCGATATCGAAAATATCCGCAAGACCTATGGCGACGTCGAGACGCTGAAAGGCATCGATGTTTCCCTGGAAAGCGGCGAATTCCTCGTGCTGCTCGGTTCCTCCGGCTGCGGCAAGTCCACTCTCCTGAACATCATCGCCGGCCTTGCCGAGGCAACGAGCGGTGACGTCAGAATCGGCGGCCGCTCGGTGCTTCGCGTGCATCCGAAGGACCGCGACATCGCAATGGTCTTTCAATCCTACGCGCTCTATCCCAACCTGACGGTGCATAGGAACATCGGCTTCGGCCTGGAAATGCGCAAAGTTCCGGCGCCGGAGCGCGACAAGGCCGTGCGCGATGCGGCAAAGCTCCTGCAGATCGAAAATCTGCTTGATCGCAAGCCGAGCCAGCTTTCCGGCGGCCAGCGGCAACGCGTCGCGATCGGCCGTGCGCTGGTGCGCAAGCCGGAGGTGTTCCTCTTCGACGAGCCGCTTTCCAATTTGGACGCCAAGCTGCGCATGGAAATGCGCACCGAAATCAAGCGGCTGCACCAGATGCTGAAGACCACTGTGGTCTATGTCACCCATGACCAGATCGAGGCTATGACGCTGGCGAGCCGCATCGCCGTCATGCGCGACGGCCGTATCGAGCAGTTGGGCACGCCGGAAGAGATCTACAACAGTCCGGCGACGCTCTATGTCGCGACCTTCGTCGGCGCGCCGCCGATGAACCTGCTGAAAGCATCGGTCCAAGACAATCGACTGGTGCTCCCGGATTCCGACGTCAGCCTGCCTCTTCCCGTCCGTTTCGGTAAGGCGGCAGCCAATGGTCGCGACCTCATCCTCGGCATCCGCCCCGAGGCCCTTCGCACGGCTGGATCCGGGCCGTCGCTCGAGGCAGGCGTGGAGGTTGCGGAGTTGACCGGCCCCGAGCTCGTCGTCACCGCCCTGGCGGGAAACCAACGGCTGACGGCCTGCCTGCCGCCGCGCACGCCGTTCCGAGACAGCGAAAAACTCACCCTCTTCTTCGACGAGGAGGCAATTCATCTCTTCGATGCGCAAACCGGTATCAGTTGCCTCCGCGAGCAATAG
- a CDS encoding glycoside hydrolase family 16 protein: MRYGISSKSLGLLVVLGLGALPSQPSVAQEPINMNAYQLTFEENFDSLDVSAWGERRSRWIAHTPWNGDFGDARFTDPAPGFPFTTDQGILKIEARKGEDGTWRSGLLSAVNPKGEGFSQQFGYFEARMKLPPGKGVWPAFWLIGLDRSKYTAEIDVLEYYGRAPYEFSMGFHIWRQAHGGQNSTGGYWKTVQDGILNSEYHTYGVDIQADKTTFYLDRHYLWSFDTPKEFHMPFYPLVNLALGSGWPIDETPNPSILLVDYIHVYQRKPADAAN, translated from the coding sequence ATGCGTTACGGCATATCTTCTAAGAGTCTGGGTTTGCTCGTTGTTCTCGGACTGGGGGCGTTGCCGAGCCAGCCTAGCGTCGCCCAGGAACCGATCAACATGAACGCCTATCAGCTGACGTTCGAGGAGAATTTCGACAGCCTCGATGTCTCGGCGTGGGGAGAGAGACGTTCCCGCTGGATCGCTCACACGCCCTGGAACGGCGATTTCGGCGACGCCCGTTTCACGGATCCGGCGCCCGGATTTCCGTTTACGACAGATCAGGGAATCCTGAAGATCGAAGCGCGGAAGGGCGAGGATGGAACATGGCGTTCAGGCCTGCTCTCGGCGGTCAATCCGAAAGGCGAAGGTTTCTCTCAGCAATTCGGCTATTTCGAAGCGCGGATGAAGCTGCCGCCGGGCAAGGGTGTGTGGCCGGCCTTCTGGCTCATCGGACTCGACCGGTCGAAATACACCGCCGAGATCGACGTGCTGGAATATTATGGCCGGGCGCCCTACGAGTTCAGCATGGGCTTTCACATCTGGCGCCAGGCCCATGGAGGCCAAAACTCTACTGGCGGCTACTGGAAGACTGTTCAGGATGGAATTCTGAACAGCGAGTATCATACCTACGGCGTCGATATCCAGGCCGACAAGACGACCTTCTATCTGGATCGCCACTACCTGTGGAGTTTCGACACACCGAAGGAGTTCCATATGCCGTTCTATCCGCTGGTGAACTTGGCGCTCGGCTCGGGCTGGCCAATCGATGAAACGCCGAACCCTTCCATCCTGCTCGTCGACTATATTCACGTCTACCAGCGGAAGCCGGCCGACGCGGCGAATTGA
- a CDS encoding lipopolysaccharide biosynthesis protein gives MSSLSQRTAMASIWTISGKFLARLLDFVSLLVLARLLSPADFGLVAIATSVLVIIESILDLPLTQALMRQPSPSEEMFATAFTLSLLRGLAISLLMMIISWPMAVIYDDSRLFALVAVLSIAPAMRGMISPRMVIFMQRFDFRREFALDLITKGSTLLFGAGVAVATGSYWGLAVGAVAGPTAAMITSYVLAPMQPKFCLSEWKRFQDMISWNTVSQVLSAINWQLDRLLLPRFAGLSTFGAFSVADNIAGIPYQTFVGPLLRPLMAAFSTVEDRRNLVAAYLKATSAITFVAAPILIALAFLAEPTVRILVGEKWASAAPILQWLCMVSLLGLPTNIVPALAMVMDNTRSLALRMFAEFAVRVPVTILGIVYFQVAGALGARVVAVLVAYAASLVITKRLIGASFAAQLNSFGRPLAASLPMIAFLLWMEPNLATMPAGFSLIVSLALCGAAAATIFWVFALLLWQILGRPDGIETIVVHRLMPRRNRVVIS, from the coding sequence ATGTCAAGCCTATCTCAGAGGACGGCAATGGCGAGCATCTGGACGATCAGCGGAAAATTCCTCGCGCGGCTGCTTGATTTCGTCAGTCTGCTCGTCCTGGCAAGATTGTTGAGTCCTGCGGATTTCGGATTGGTCGCCATTGCGACGTCGGTTCTGGTCATCATCGAGTCGATCCTGGATCTGCCGTTGACACAGGCGCTTATGCGCCAACCATCGCCTTCGGAGGAGATGTTTGCGACGGCTTTCACGCTCAGCCTGCTGAGAGGGTTGGCCATCAGCCTGCTGATGATGATCATTTCCTGGCCGATGGCCGTGATTTACGACGATTCCCGGCTTTTTGCGCTTGTCGCCGTACTTTCAATCGCGCCGGCCATGCGCGGCATGATCAGTCCGCGCATGGTGATTTTCATGCAGCGTTTCGATTTCAGACGCGAGTTCGCGCTCGACCTCATCACCAAGGGATCGACCCTGCTGTTCGGGGCAGGTGTTGCCGTGGCGACGGGGAGCTATTGGGGGCTTGCGGTGGGGGCCGTCGCCGGCCCGACTGCGGCGATGATCACCTCCTATGTCCTTGCGCCGATGCAGCCGAAATTCTGCCTGTCAGAATGGAAGCGTTTTCAGGATATGATCAGCTGGAATACGGTGTCTCAGGTGCTGAGCGCAATTAATTGGCAGCTGGACCGGCTGCTTTTGCCGCGTTTTGCCGGGCTGTCGACGTTTGGCGCCTTCAGCGTCGCCGACAATATCGCCGGCATTCCCTATCAGACCTTTGTGGGGCCGTTGCTGCGCCCGCTGATGGCGGCGTTCTCCACTGTCGAAGATCGTCGCAACCTGGTTGCCGCCTATTTGAAGGCAACGAGTGCAATCACCTTCGTCGCGGCGCCCATTCTCATTGCGCTTGCCTTTCTGGCTGAGCCGACGGTGCGTATCCTCGTCGGCGAGAAATGGGCATCCGCCGCGCCAATTTTGCAATGGCTGTGCATGGTGAGCCTGCTCGGTCTGCCGACGAACATAGTGCCAGCATTGGCTATGGTCATGGACAATACTCGTTCCCTCGCCTTGCGGATGTTTGCCGAGTTCGCGGTCAGAGTCCCGGTCACCATCCTCGGCATCGTCTATTTTCAGGTGGCGGGTGCGCTCGGCGCGCGTGTGGTGGCGGTTCTCGTCGCTTATGCCGCCTCGCTCGTCATCACCAAGCGGTTGATCGGGGCGAGTTTTGCCGCGCAGCTGAATTCATTTGGCAGGCCTCTGGCCGCGAGCCTGCCGATGATCGCTTTCCTGCTCTGGATGGAGCCGAATCTCGCCACCATGCCTGCCGGCTTTAGCCTGATCGTCAGCCTAGCGCTTTGCGGCGCGGCGGCAGCGACAATCTTCTGGGTCTTCGCGCTGTTGTTATGGCAGATTCTGGGAAGGCCCGACGGCATCGAGACCATCGTTGTTCACAGGCTCATGCCGCGACGCAACAGAGTTGTCATTTCATGA
- a CDS encoding glycosyltransferase family 4 protein: MTFKATTSLSDARAFLGDAPVMAKRRAAEAGSVKETRQLRVAIVHYWLVSMRGGEKVVEELCRMFPQADIFTLVCNRDRISDFLKTRNIRTSFLQKIPGAQRHYTKMLPLMPFALEQFDLQDYDLVLSSESGPAKGIITRADALHVCYCHSPMRYIWDQFHVYRHGLPWVGRALMSITAPMLRAWDVTTSSRVDVFVANSDYVANRIRRFYDRDSIVIHPPVATDDFSVGKGKGEFYLYAGQLTAYKRPDIAVRACTEAGRKLVVIGEGEQLPYLKSIAGPTVQFLGHQPFNVLRDHLSRCRALLFPGTEDFGILPVEAMASGRPVLAFDAGGARETVSSPQVGFRFAEQTTEALLETMAAFEEVEDDIDPHAIRAHSLKFSSAVFRDRMAGLVEQQLSTHADRSVDGFNRRPV; this comes from the coding sequence TTGACCTTTAAAGCAACAACCTCTCTTTCCGACGCAAGGGCATTTCTCGGCGATGCGCCCGTGATGGCGAAAAGACGCGCGGCCGAGGCGGGAAGCGTCAAGGAAACCAGGCAACTGCGCGTCGCGATCGTGCATTACTGGCTCGTCTCAATGCGCGGCGGCGAAAAGGTCGTTGAAGAATTGTGCCGCATGTTTCCGCAGGCCGACATCTTCACCCTCGTCTGCAATCGGGATCGCATCAGCGATTTTCTAAAAACGCGGAACATCCGTACGTCCTTTCTGCAGAAGATACCCGGCGCGCAGCGGCATTACACCAAAATGCTGCCGCTGATGCCCTTCGCGCTCGAGCAATTCGATCTACAGGACTACGATCTCGTTTTGTCGAGCGAATCCGGGCCTGCAAAGGGCATCATTACCCGCGCCGACGCTCTCCATGTCTGTTACTGCCATTCGCCGATGCGCTACATCTGGGATCAGTTTCACGTCTATCGCCATGGCCTGCCATGGGTGGGGCGTGCTCTAATGTCGATCACCGCGCCGATGCTGCGTGCCTGGGATGTGACGACGTCTTCCCGTGTCGACGTATTCGTCGCCAATTCCGATTATGTGGCAAACCGCATTCGCCGCTTCTACGATCGGGACTCCATCGTCATCCACCCGCCGGTTGCCACCGACGATTTTTCGGTTGGGAAGGGGAAAGGCGAATTCTATCTCTATGCCGGCCAGCTGACGGCCTACAAGCGGCCGGATATCGCCGTTCGCGCCTGCACCGAGGCCGGGCGTAAGCTTGTCGTAATCGGAGAGGGAGAACAATTGCCCTATCTGAAATCGATCGCTGGACCGACCGTGCAATTCCTCGGCCACCAGCCGTTCAATGTTCTGCGGGACCACCTCTCGCGATGCCGCGCCCTGCTGTTTCCAGGCACGGAAGATTTCGGCATCCTGCCGGTAGAAGCCATGGCATCAGGGCGGCCGGTCCTCGCTTTCGACGCCGGCGGCGCCAGGGAAACCGTTTCTTCGCCGCAGGTCGGTTTTCGCTTCGCTGAGCAAACCACCGAAGCCCTGCTGGAAACCATGGCGGCTTTCGAAGAGGTGGAGGACGATATCGATCCGCATGCGATCCGCGCGCATTCGCTGAAGTTTTCCTCCGCCGTCTTTCGCGACCGGATGGCCGGACTCGTCGAGCAACAGCTCTCCACCCATGCCGATCGATCAGTCGATGGCTTCAATAGACGACCGGTCTAA
- a CDS encoding Crp/Fnr family transcriptional regulator → MDGITHASDRRVGISKAAISANGGIHLNSRIVIDDEFLSCRSSVRRFRRGEIIAGAGVLVDMFARVHSGLVSASTMLPDGREFIVEIIPKSGLIGELEVLRRQTMNLEYRAASNCELHFFEGRLLRDMYASDPCFREKVFSRALARISELEHRIIANAASSLQARLASTLLRLAAVYGKDAANSGNELIISQNDLAATLPASREKVNQCLRRLREFKIIDGGQGKIRILNRKALEACANGAFSVK, encoded by the coding sequence ATGGACGGGATCACGCACGCCTCAGATCGCAGGGTCGGCATCAGCAAGGCCGCGATCTCGGCTAACGGCGGCATTCACCTCAACAGTCGTATCGTCATCGATGATGAATTTCTTTCCTGCCGCTCGAGCGTACGGCGTTTCCGTCGTGGTGAGATCATTGCCGGGGCCGGCGTCCTCGTCGATATGTTCGCTCGCGTGCATTCGGGGTTGGTCAGTGCAAGTACGATGCTGCCCGACGGCAGGGAATTCATCGTTGAAATTATCCCGAAATCAGGCCTGATCGGCGAGCTTGAAGTCTTGCGCCGGCAGACAATGAACCTCGAGTACCGTGCCGCTTCCAATTGCGAGCTGCATTTTTTCGAGGGCCGGCTGCTGCGCGACATGTATGCCAGCGATCCGTGTTTCCGCGAAAAAGTGTTCTCGAGGGCCCTGGCGCGTATTTCGGAGCTTGAACACAGGATTATCGCCAATGCGGCGTCGAGCCTGCAGGCAAGACTGGCGAGCACGCTGCTGCGACTCGCGGCGGTTTACGGAAAGGATGCCGCAAACAGCGGCAACGAGCTGATTATCTCGCAAAATGATCTGGCCGCAACGCTGCCGGCGTCCCGCGAGAAGGTCAATCAGTGCCTGCGGCGTCTGCGGGAATTCAAGATTATCGACGGAGGGCAGGGTAAGATCCGAATTCTTAACCGCAAGGCGCTCGAGGCCTGTGCGAATGGCGCCTTTTCGGTGAAGTGA
- a CDS encoding sugar transferase, whose translation MTWEAHSFEAWSRIGRAAKGGLRDSLRDSRPRAAGRSSKRAIDFLVAFIALILLSPLLLIVAMIVKLSDGGPVFYSHTRIGFGGAPFGCLKFRTMKTDASAQLAELLQNNPAARSEWEMTRKLKNDPRITAVGDILRRSSIDELPQLINILRGEMSLVGPRPVTAEELPRYGEHVWAYMAVRPGLTGQWQTSGRNDVSYEYRVSLDVHYLNNWSLVRDFVIIAKTIPALFSQRGSY comes from the coding sequence ATGACATGGGAAGCACATAGTTTTGAGGCTTGGTCTCGCATCGGACGGGCCGCTAAGGGCGGCTTGCGCGACTCCTTGCGCGACTCCAGGCCTCGTGCAGCCGGCCGGTCGTCAAAGCGTGCGATAGATTTTCTTGTTGCGTTCATCGCGCTGATCCTGCTCTCTCCGCTTCTTCTGATCGTCGCGATGATCGTCAAACTCTCCGACGGCGGCCCTGTCTTCTATTCCCATACGCGCATTGGCTTCGGCGGAGCGCCGTTCGGATGCCTCAAATTTCGGACGATGAAGACCGATGCGAGTGCTCAGCTCGCGGAATTGCTGCAAAACAACCCGGCGGCCCGCAGCGAATGGGAAATGACCCGTAAGTTGAAGAACGATCCGAGGATCACCGCCGTCGGCGATATCCTCAGGCGCTCGAGCATCGACGAGCTTCCCCAGCTGATCAACATCTTGCGTGGCGAAATGAGCCTCGTCGGACCCCGCCCGGTCACAGCCGAAGAACTGCCACGCTACGGCGAACACGTATGGGCCTATATGGCGGTTCGCCCGGGGCTGACCGGCCAATGGCAGACGAGTGGGCGCAACGATGTCAGTTACGAGTACCGGGTTTCTCTCGACGTCCATTACCTCAACAACTGGTCGCTCGTCCGAGACTTCGTCATCATCGCCAAGACCATTCCTGCGCTGTTTTCGCAGCGCGGGTCGTACTGA
- a CDS encoding polysaccharide biosynthesis tyrosine autokinase, whose translation MTSSTIFSGVSPISLAPEATGGGNSPLTLRDMLFFLRMRWHWIVATTIAFLAIAGTYLLTAEPTYVASTQLVIFPQVSGSEAQRAFAEDAFIEGQLEIARSSDVVGGTVAALDLVHDPEFVDQTPSLQDRAKNWLMGLSPQVDTPSQDAAGKGASEAQPQTEDERLHDWATAKLLNMMDIRRIGSSTIIEISAAASTPQKAVDIADTLAGQYIQKNIAMKANAARQYSDWLAKFIAEQQRGLAEAASALASFTSNPRDQFKLAELQSATDARRTLYENTLNQLTEAKQRITYPMSDATIVSRATLPLSKARPRSTLIAAFAAAVGLGAGFALAMIRHASDRRLVRPHQIAESCGLSFVTVLATSKRTRDGQPAPFFAAGTDGSIAIPGMTELSATVVALRRKRRVVIGVVAVNRGNGASTIASELAVLSSVSGAKTLLIDAAAQNPSLSKTIAPHSLSGLVDVLDNGELIETAALPLSPTLKFLPLGQVDTVTPAIRLSSRRTQLSFAELKKEFDTIFVDISAFSASPDANAIAPELDGVLMVASHGSTSIDDAVRVIQTMRNVGAEILGAVINHAPKSMQS comes from the coding sequence ATGACCTCCAGCACGATCTTCAGTGGTGTCTCTCCCATATCCCTGGCTCCAGAAGCTACAGGCGGCGGCAATTCGCCGCTGACCCTGCGGGATATGCTCTTCTTTTTGAGAATGCGCTGGCATTGGATCGTCGCGACGACCATCGCTTTCCTGGCGATCGCCGGAACCTATTTGCTGACCGCCGAACCGACTTACGTTGCCAGCACGCAGCTTGTGATCTTTCCCCAGGTGAGCGGCTCTGAAGCGCAGAGGGCTTTCGCGGAAGATGCATTCATCGAAGGACAGTTGGAGATCGCCAGATCGAGCGATGTCGTCGGTGGAACGGTAGCGGCGCTCGATCTCGTTCATGATCCCGAGTTCGTCGACCAGACGCCTTCGCTGCAGGACAGAGCGAAGAATTGGCTGATGGGGCTTTCACCCCAAGTGGATACTCCATCGCAGGACGCGGCAGGCAAGGGAGCGAGCGAAGCGCAACCACAGACGGAGGATGAACGGCTCCACGACTGGGCAACCGCCAAACTGCTGAACATGATGGACATCCGCCGGATCGGAAGCTCGACGATCATCGAGATATCGGCTGCGGCATCGACCCCTCAGAAGGCCGTCGACATTGCTGACACGCTCGCCGGGCAGTATATCCAGAAGAATATCGCGATGAAGGCCAACGCCGCCCGCCAATACAGCGACTGGCTGGCGAAATTCATAGCCGAGCAACAGCGAGGGCTCGCGGAAGCCGCTAGCGCCCTGGCCAGCTTCACGAGCAATCCGCGGGACCAGTTCAAGCTTGCGGAGCTGCAGAGCGCAACGGATGCCCGCCGCACTCTTTATGAAAACACCTTGAACCAGCTGACCGAAGCAAAGCAGCGCATCACGTACCCGATGTCCGATGCCACGATCGTCTCGCGAGCTACGCTGCCTCTTTCGAAGGCGAGACCGCGCAGCACTCTCATCGCCGCCTTTGCGGCCGCGGTCGGCCTTGGGGCCGGTTTCGCACTCGCAATGATAAGACATGCCAGCGACCGCCGGCTCGTCCGCCCGCATCAGATCGCTGAAAGCTGTGGCCTGTCCTTCGTCACCGTGCTGGCGACGTCAAAAAGGACACGCGACGGCCAGCCGGCGCCTTTCTTCGCCGCCGGTACGGACGGCAGTATAGCCATCCCAGGCATGACAGAGCTGAGCGCAACGGTCGTCGCGCTTCGGCGCAAACGCCGGGTCGTCATCGGAGTGGTCGCCGTCAATCGCGGCAACGGAGCATCGACCATCGCAAGCGAACTTGCTGTGCTGTCGTCGGTATCTGGAGCGAAGACGCTCCTGATTGATGCGGCCGCGCAGAATCCATCGCTCAGCAAGACGATCGCACCCCATAGTCTCAGCGGCCTCGTCGACGTTCTCGACAATGGCGAACTGATTGAGACCGCGGCCTTGCCCCTCAGCCCCACGCTGAAATTCCTTCCGCTCGGCCAGGTCGACACCGTGACGCCGGCAATTCGTCTAAGTTCGCGCCGCACGCAATTGAGCTTCGCCGAGCTGAAAAAGGAGTTCGACACCATATTTGTCGACATTTCCGCATTCTCCGCTTCGCCGGATGCCAATGCGATCGCGCCGGAGCTGGACGGCGTTCTCATGGTCGCCTCGCACGGAAGCACTTCGATCGACGACGCCGTCCGTGTCATCCAGACGATGCGCAATGTCGGCGCGGAAATCCTCGGCGCGGTCATCAACCACGCTCCGAAGAGCATGCAGTCATGA
- a CDS encoding glycosyltransferase family 2 protein has translation MIAHSAKTDRREVLGGPLLVSCDAKAVARPASQPLRIAVGIASAGRPSILLETVDYLAGLPDQPQRLIVCVPAIDDAAGLADRLDVEVIVGSHGLTSQRNSIIRAAAADTDVLIFLDDDFIPAATFLSRMTAVFAAKPDVAIATGEVLADGVLVGGLDMSKALQVLHTAGEKSERVTDVYNAYGCNMAVRLAPVLEHALAFDEQLPLYGWLEDVDFSRSIAHYGRSVRVEGACGVHLGVRSGRQPGRKLGYSQIANPVYLIRKGTMSKGRALAQIGRNILANASGILFNDRLIDRWGRLNGNLLALTDLLAGRAAPSRILEFANPPPRAMASPPTATKRR, from the coding sequence ATGATCGCGCATTCGGCAAAGACGGACAGGCGGGAAGTCTTGGGCGGACCGTTGCTTGTATCTTGCGACGCGAAAGCAGTGGCGCGGCCTGCGAGCCAGCCATTGCGGATCGCCGTCGGAATTGCTTCGGCGGGCCGCCCTTCGATCCTGCTGGAAACGGTCGACTATCTCGCCGGCCTGCCGGACCAGCCGCAGCGGTTGATCGTCTGCGTACCGGCGATCGACGATGCCGCCGGGCTTGCCGATCGTCTCGACGTGGAAGTTATTGTCGGCAGCCATGGCCTCACCTCGCAGCGCAACAGCATCATCCGGGCGGCCGCGGCCGATACGGATGTTCTGATCTTCCTGGACGACGATTTCATCCCTGCCGCAACCTTCCTGTCGCGAATGACAGCCGTCTTTGCAGCAAAGCCCGACGTCGCGATCGCCACCGGTGAAGTCTTGGCCGACGGCGTCCTTGTTGGAGGGCTCGACATGTCGAAGGCCCTGCAGGTTCTTCACACTGCCGGCGAAAAGTCCGAGCGGGTGACGGATGTCTATAATGCATACGGGTGCAATATGGCGGTTCGCCTCGCCCCCGTTCTCGAACATGCACTGGCGTTTGACGAGCAACTGCCGCTCTATGGCTGGCTTGAGGATGTCGATTTCAGCAGATCCATCGCCCACTACGGCAGATCCGTGCGCGTTGAAGGCGCCTGCGGAGTGCATCTCGGCGTAAGATCCGGGCGACAGCCCGGTCGGAAACTCGGCTATTCGCAGATTGCCAATCCTGTCTACCTGATCCGGAAGGGTACGATGTCGAAAGGTCGTGCGCTGGCGCAGATCGGCCGCAACATTCTGGCGAACGCATCGGGGATATTGTTCAACGACCGCTTGATCGACCGTTGGGGACGTTTGAACGGCAATTTGCTGGCGCTCACCGATCTTCTTGCCGGCCGCGCCGCACCGTCCCGCATTCTCGAATTCGCCAATCCACCGCCCCGCGCAATGGCGTCGCCGCCGACGGCGACGAAACGGAGATAG